One genomic segment of Falco biarmicus isolate bFalBia1 chromosome 15, bFalBia1.pri, whole genome shotgun sequence includes these proteins:
- the FHOD1 gene encoding FH1/FH2 domain-containing protein 1 isoform X3: MLFVDGMQGVINHNETIQWLYTLSGSPFRLVVKMALKLLLVFVEYTEPNALLLIRAVNTVDQARGTCPWSSLMAILEQRNGADTELLVFAMTLINKTLAALPDQDTFYDVTDCLEKQGMERVVQQYLGSKGTDLDLKQQFTLYESALKLEDDVEEPPSGGRKERRRTEEGRRGWRSQGSCTEPSPGAPPLPGSPGTPEEPPTQDTLAVPAPSSPAEPCPSTICNSASSIQLALASPQAKKEQSPGSGERSIYKARFLENLAAAQKEKISSMAKGRLDVLGDAALEHPTVPAWDRDSSTPEPRMEPPSIRSRLAQMDTTDSCGTISSDTKFMLDMLYAKGSSEPRKEKVFPEVLSSPMVQGEVEMDAKGGGSQEQEGAWLHGRAPDGPVSSAHAKLARAMSSIDAETHTQKLENTGMMPIKKDMELTWERLEASPVQLKIKDLDFTDLGEEEDFDILDMGPMANGSFLPPSIKATSAGACMAPPPPPAIPGCPPPPPPPPAIPGCPPPPPPAIPGCPPPPPPPPAIPGCPPPPPPPPAIPGCPPPPPPPPAVPGCPPPPPPPPAVPGCPPPPGLSGPSATDGPSQAKKKRTVKLFWKELKQLDGTVGPGRFGQVTLWASLQNVEVNAAKLEHLFESRSKEVSTSKKAMDGKKVVVVLDPKRSNAINIGLTVLPPVHIIKTAVLNFDEFAVNKEGIEKILTMVPTEEEKQKIQEAQLANPDVPLGSAEQFLLALSSISDLTARLQLWAFKLDYESLEQEIAEPLFDLKVGMEQLARNHTFKCILATLLAMGNFLNGSQSKGFELGYLEKVSEVKDTVHRQSLLHHLCQMVVEKFPETTDLYSEIASITRSAKVDFDELANSLVQLERRCRASWDNLKVIAKHETKPVLKSKLTDFLKDSTQRIIVLKVVHRRVLNRFHSFLLYLGYPASTARDVKVMPICKLLREFALEYRTCRERVLLQQKKRAAHRERNKTRGRLITETEKFSGVAEVASPPAVVSSGPEEQMEAGHESMKNLLTSPTDAPARRSRASRGTGHTTPTQGSPAQEDIPSSPDDASDEIMDRLVKSVTHNTNPRPCANKERRRSRGNRKSLRRTLKSGLSDELVQALGLGQAPGMEV; encoded by the exons ATGCTCTTTGTGGATGGGATGCAGGGTGTCATCAACCACAACGAGACCATCCAGTGGTTGTACACGCTGTCGGGAAGCCCG TTCCGCTTGGTGGTGAAGATGgcactgaagctgctgctggtgtttgtGGAGTACACAGAGCCCAACGCCCTGCTCCTCATTCGCGCCGTCAACACCGTGGACCAGGCGAGAG GCACCTGTCCGTGGTCCAGCCTGATGGCCATCCTGGAACAACGCAATGGGGCTGACACGGAGCTGCTGGTGTTCGCCATGACGCTGATCAACAAG ACGCTGGCAGCCCTCCCGGACCAGGACACCTTCTACGACGTGACGGACTGCCTGGAGAAGCAGGGCATGGAGCGAGTGGTGCAGCAGTACCTGGGCAGCAAGGGCACTGACCTCGACTTGAAGCAGCAGTTCACGCTCTACGAA AGCGCACTCAAGCTGGAGGATGATGTGGAAGAGCCGCCCTCGGGGGGACGCAAGGAGCGGAGGAGGACAGAAGAGGGCCGGCGTGGGTGGCGATCCCAGGGCAGCTGCACggagcccagccctggtgccCCGCCGCTGCCAGGGTCCCCTGGCACCCCAGAGGAGCCCCCCACCCAGGACACCCTGGCTGTCCCTGCGCCAAGCAGCCCAGCAGA GCCCTGTCCCAGCACCATCTGCAACAGTGCATCCAGCATACAGCTGGCCCTGGCCTCCCCCCAGGCCAAGAAGGAACAGTCCCCAGGCTCAGGCGAGCGCAGCATCTACAA AGCTCGCTTCTTGGAGaacctggctgcagcccagaagGAGAAGATCTCTTCTATGGCCAAGGGACGGCTCGATGTCCTTGGTGATGCTGCGCTGGAGCATCCCACTGTTCCTGCATgggacagggacagcagcacccCTGAGCCCAGGATGGAGCCACCCAGCATAA ggtCCCGCCTGGCTCAGATGGACACCACTGACTCCTGTGGCACCATCTCCTCCGACACCAAGTTTATGCTGGACATGCTCTACGCCAAGGGCTCCTCGGAGCCGAGGAAGGAGAAGGTCTTCCCTGAGGTCTTGTCATCCCCCATGGTCCAGGGTGAGGTGGAGATGGATGCCAAGGGAGgtggcagccaggagcaggagggTGCCTGGCTCCATGGCAGGGCTCCTGATGGGCCTGTGTCCAGTGCCCATGCCAAGCTGGCACGTGCCATGTCTAGCATAGATGCCGAGACCCACACGCAGAAGCTGGAGAACACTGGGATGATGCCCATCAAGAAGGACATGGAGCTGACGTGGGAGCGCCTGGAGGCCAGCCCCGTGCAGCTGAAGATCAAGGACCTGGACTTCACTGatttgggggaagaagaagacTTTGACATCCTGGACATGGGGCCCATGGCCAACggctcctttctccctcccagcATTAAAGCAACAAGTGCTGGAGCATGCATGGCtccacctccacctcctgcGATCCCTGGCTGCccaccacctccacctccacctcctgcGATCCCTGGCTGCCCACCACCTCCACCTCCTGCGATCCCTGGCTGCccaccacctccacctccacctcctgcGATCCCTGGCTGCccaccacctccacctccacctcctgcGATCCCTGGCTGCccaccacctccacctccacctCCAGCGGTCCCCGGCTGCccaccacctccacctccacctcctgcaGTCCCCGGCTGTCCACCCCCACCAGGACTGTCAGGCCCCTCAGCAACAGATGGTCCCTCCCAGGCCAAGAAGAAGAGGACAGTGAAGCTCTTCTGGAAGGAGCTGAAGCAGCTGGATGGCACTGTGGGGCCAGGCAGGTTCGGCCAGGTGACCCTGTGGGCGTCCCTGCAGAACGTTGAAGTCAATGCTGCCAAACTGGAGCATCTCTTTGAGTCACGGTCAAAGGAAGTGTCGACTTCAAAG AAGGCCATGGATGGgaagaaggtggtggtggtgctggatCCCAAGAGGAGCAATGCCATCAACATTGGCCTCACGGTGCTGCCACCCGTGCACATCATCAAGACAGCTGTGCTCAACTTTGACGAGTTTGCAGTCAATAAGGAAGGGATTGAG AAAATCCTGACCATGGTCCCGACTgaggaggagaagcagaagatCCAGGAGGCCCAACTGGCCAACCCTGATGTGCCCttgggctctgcagagcagtttcTGCTCGCCCTGTCTTCCATCAGTGACCTCACGGCCAGGCTCCAGCTCTGGGCCTTCAAGCTGGACTACGAGAGCCTGGAGCAG GAGATTGCAGAGCCACTCTTTGATCTGAAGGTGGGCATGGAGCAGCTGGCCAGAAATCACACCTTCAAATGCAtcctggccacactgctggccATGGGCAACTTCCTGAATGGCTCCCAG AGCAAAGGCTTTGAGCTGGGCTACCTGGAGAAAGTCTCAGAAGTGAAGGACACGGTGCACCGGCAGTCCCTGCTCCACCATCTCTGCCAGATGGTAGTAGAGAAGTTCCCAGAAACCACTGACCTCTACTCAGAGATTGCCTCCATCACCCGCTCTGCCAAG GTTGACTTTGATGAGCTGGCCAACAGCCTGGTGCAGCTGGAGCGGAGGTGCAGGGCCTCCTGGGACAACCTGAAGGTGATTGCCAAGCATGAGACCAAGCCAGTGCTGAAGAGCAAGCTGACAGACTTCCTTAAGGACAGCACCCAGCGCATTATCGTGTTAAAGGTGGTGCACAGGCGCGTCCTCAACAG GTTTCACTCTTTCCTGCTCTACCTGGGGTACCCGGCGAGCACAGCCCGGGATGTGAAGGTGATGCCCATCTGCAAGCTCCTGCGGGAGTTTGCCCTGGAGTACCGTACCTGCCGGGAGCGTGTCCTGCTGCAACAGAAGAAACGGGCTGCCCACCGTGAGCGCAACAAGACCCGGGGACGGCTCATCACTGAG ACCGAGAAGTTCTCCGGCGTTGCTGAGGTTGCTTCGCCACCCGCCGTGGTGTCCAGTGGCCCCGAGGAGCAGATGGAAGCAGGTCACGAGAGCATGAAGAACCTGCTGACCTCCCCCACAGATGCCCCTGCCCGCCGCAGCCGAGCCAGCCGGG GGACAGGGCACACCACCCCGACCCAGGGCTCTCCTGCTCAGGAGGACATTCCCAGCTCCCCAGATGATGCTTCGGATGAAATTATGGACCGGCTTGTGAAATCGGTGACTCACAACACTAACCCCCGGCCCTGCGCCAACAAGGAGCGTAGGAGGTCCCGTGGCAATAGGAAGTCCT TGCGACGGACGCTGAAGAGCGGGCTCAGCGATGAGCTGGTGCAGGCGCTGGGCCTGGGGCAGGCGCCGGGCATGGAGGTTtga
- the FHOD1 gene encoding FH1/FH2 domain-containing protein 1 isoform X1, with product MLFVDGMQGVINHNETIQWLYTLSGSPFRLVVKMALKLLLVFVEYTEPNALLLIRAVNTVDQARGTCPWSSLMAILEQRNGADTELLVFAMTLINKTLAALPDQDTFYDVTDCLEKQGMERVVQQYLGSKGTDLDLKQQFTLYESALKLEDDVEEPPSGGRKERRRTEEGRRGWRSQGSCTEPSPGAPPLPGSPGTPEEPPTQDTLAVPAPSSPAEPCPSTICNSASSIQLALASPQAKKEQSPGSGERSIYKARFLENLAAAQKEKISSMAKGRLDVLGDAALEHPTVPAWDRDSSTPEPRMEPPSIRSRLAQMDTTDSCGTISSDTKFMLDMLYAKGSSEPRKEKVFPEVLSSPMVQGEVEMDAKGGGSQEQEGAWLHGRAPDGPVSSAHAKLARAMSSIDAETHTQKLENTGMMPIKKDMELTWERLEASPVQLKIKDLDFTDLGEEEDFDILDMGPMANGSFLPPSIKATSAGACMAPPPPPAIPGCPPPPPPPPAIPGCPPPPPPAIPGCPPPPPPPPAIPGCPPPPPPPPAIPGCPPPPPPPPAVPGCPPPPPPPPAVPGCPPPPGLSGPSATDGPSQAKKKRTVKLFWKELKQLDGTVGPGRFGQVTLWASLQNVEVNAAKLEHLFESRSKEVSTSKAMDGKKVVVVLDPKRSNAINIGLTVLPPVHIIKTAVLNFDEFAVNKEGIEKILTMVPTEEEKQKIQEAQLANPDVPLGSAEQFLLALSSISDLTARLQLWAFKLDYESLEQEIAEPLFDLKVGMEQLARNHTFKCILATLLAMGNFLNGSQSKGFELGYLEKVSEVKDTVHRQSLLHHLCQMVVEKFPETTDLYSEIASITRSAKVDFDELANSLVQLERRCRASWDNLKVIAKHETKPVLKSKLTDFLKDSTQRIIVLKVVHRRVLNRFHSFLLYLGYPASTARDVKVMPICKLLREFALEYRTCRERVLLQQKKRAAHRERNKTRGRLITETEKFSGVAEVASPPAVVSSGPEEQMEAGHESMKNLLTSPTDAPARRSRASRGTGHTTPTQGSPAQEDIPSSPDDASDEIMDRLVKSVTHNTNPRPCANKERRRSRGNRKSLRRTLKSGLSDELVQALGLGQAPGMEV from the exons ATGCTCTTTGTGGATGGGATGCAGGGTGTCATCAACCACAACGAGACCATCCAGTGGTTGTACACGCTGTCGGGAAGCCCG TTCCGCTTGGTGGTGAAGATGgcactgaagctgctgctggtgtttgtGGAGTACACAGAGCCCAACGCCCTGCTCCTCATTCGCGCCGTCAACACCGTGGACCAGGCGAGAG GCACCTGTCCGTGGTCCAGCCTGATGGCCATCCTGGAACAACGCAATGGGGCTGACACGGAGCTGCTGGTGTTCGCCATGACGCTGATCAACAAG ACGCTGGCAGCCCTCCCGGACCAGGACACCTTCTACGACGTGACGGACTGCCTGGAGAAGCAGGGCATGGAGCGAGTGGTGCAGCAGTACCTGGGCAGCAAGGGCACTGACCTCGACTTGAAGCAGCAGTTCACGCTCTACGAA AGCGCACTCAAGCTGGAGGATGATGTGGAAGAGCCGCCCTCGGGGGGACGCAAGGAGCGGAGGAGGACAGAAGAGGGCCGGCGTGGGTGGCGATCCCAGGGCAGCTGCACggagcccagccctggtgccCCGCCGCTGCCAGGGTCCCCTGGCACCCCAGAGGAGCCCCCCACCCAGGACACCCTGGCTGTCCCTGCGCCAAGCAGCCCAGCAGA GCCCTGTCCCAGCACCATCTGCAACAGTGCATCCAGCATACAGCTGGCCCTGGCCTCCCCCCAGGCCAAGAAGGAACAGTCCCCAGGCTCAGGCGAGCGCAGCATCTACAA AGCTCGCTTCTTGGAGaacctggctgcagcccagaagGAGAAGATCTCTTCTATGGCCAAGGGACGGCTCGATGTCCTTGGTGATGCTGCGCTGGAGCATCCCACTGTTCCTGCATgggacagggacagcagcacccCTGAGCCCAGGATGGAGCCACCCAGCATAA ggtCCCGCCTGGCTCAGATGGACACCACTGACTCCTGTGGCACCATCTCCTCCGACACCAAGTTTATGCTGGACATGCTCTACGCCAAGGGCTCCTCGGAGCCGAGGAAGGAGAAGGTCTTCCCTGAGGTCTTGTCATCCCCCATGGTCCAGGGTGAGGTGGAGATGGATGCCAAGGGAGgtggcagccaggagcaggagggTGCCTGGCTCCATGGCAGGGCTCCTGATGGGCCTGTGTCCAGTGCCCATGCCAAGCTGGCACGTGCCATGTCTAGCATAGATGCCGAGACCCACACGCAGAAGCTGGAGAACACTGGGATGATGCCCATCAAGAAGGACATGGAGCTGACGTGGGAGCGCCTGGAGGCCAGCCCCGTGCAGCTGAAGATCAAGGACCTGGACTTCACTGatttgggggaagaagaagacTTTGACATCCTGGACATGGGGCCCATGGCCAACggctcctttctccctcccagcATTAAAGCAACAAGTGCTGGAGCATGCATGGCtccacctccacctcctgcGATCCCTGGCTGCccaccacctccacctccacctcctgcGATCCCTGGCTGCCCACCACCTCCACCTCCTGCGATCCCTGGCTGCccaccacctccacctccacctcctgcGATCCCTGGCTGCccaccacctccacctccacctcctgcGATCCCTGGCTGCccaccacctccacctccacctCCAGCGGTCCCCGGCTGCccaccacctccacctccacctcctgcaGTCCCCGGCTGTCCACCCCCACCAGGACTGTCAGGCCCCTCAGCAACAGATGGTCCCTCCCAGGCCAAGAAGAAGAGGACAGTGAAGCTCTTCTGGAAGGAGCTGAAGCAGCTGGATGGCACTGTGGGGCCAGGCAGGTTCGGCCAGGTGACCCTGTGGGCGTCCCTGCAGAACGTTGAAGTCAATGCTGCCAAACTGGAGCATCTCTTTGAGTCACGGTCAAAGGAAGTGTCGACTTCAAAG GCCATGGATGGgaagaaggtggtggtggtgctggatCCCAAGAGGAGCAATGCCATCAACATTGGCCTCACGGTGCTGCCACCCGTGCACATCATCAAGACAGCTGTGCTCAACTTTGACGAGTTTGCAGTCAATAAGGAAGGGATTGAG AAAATCCTGACCATGGTCCCGACTgaggaggagaagcagaagatCCAGGAGGCCCAACTGGCCAACCCTGATGTGCCCttgggctctgcagagcagtttcTGCTCGCCCTGTCTTCCATCAGTGACCTCACGGCCAGGCTCCAGCTCTGGGCCTTCAAGCTGGACTACGAGAGCCTGGAGCAG GAGATTGCAGAGCCACTCTTTGATCTGAAGGTGGGCATGGAGCAGCTGGCCAGAAATCACACCTTCAAATGCAtcctggccacactgctggccATGGGCAACTTCCTGAATGGCTCCCAG AGCAAAGGCTTTGAGCTGGGCTACCTGGAGAAAGTCTCAGAAGTGAAGGACACGGTGCACCGGCAGTCCCTGCTCCACCATCTCTGCCAGATGGTAGTAGAGAAGTTCCCAGAAACCACTGACCTCTACTCAGAGATTGCCTCCATCACCCGCTCTGCCAAG GTTGACTTTGATGAGCTGGCCAACAGCCTGGTGCAGCTGGAGCGGAGGTGCAGGGCCTCCTGGGACAACCTGAAGGTGATTGCCAAGCATGAGACCAAGCCAGTGCTGAAGAGCAAGCTGACAGACTTCCTTAAGGACAGCACCCAGCGCATTATCGTGTTAAAGGTGGTGCACAGGCGCGTCCTCAACAG GTTTCACTCTTTCCTGCTCTACCTGGGGTACCCGGCGAGCACAGCCCGGGATGTGAAGGTGATGCCCATCTGCAAGCTCCTGCGGGAGTTTGCCCTGGAGTACCGTACCTGCCGGGAGCGTGTCCTGCTGCAACAGAAGAAACGGGCTGCCCACCGTGAGCGCAACAAGACCCGGGGACGGCTCATCACTGAG ACCGAGAAGTTCTCCGGCGTTGCTGAGGTTGCTTCGCCACCCGCCGTGGTGTCCAGTGGCCCCGAGGAGCAGATGGAAGCAGGTCACGAGAGCATGAAGAACCTGCTGACCTCCCCCACAGATGCCCCTGCCCGCCGCAGCCGAGCCAGCCGGG GGACAGGGCACACCACCCCGACCCAGGGCTCTCCTGCTCAGGAGGACATTCCCAGCTCCCCAGATGATGCTTCGGATGAAATTATGGACCGGCTTGTGAAATCGGTGACTCACAACACTAACCCCCGGCCCTGCGCCAACAAGGAGCGTAGGAGGTCCCGTGGCAATAGGAAGTCCT TGCGACGGACGCTGAAGAGCGGGCTCAGCGATGAGCTGGTGCAGGCGCTGGGCCTGGGGCAGGCGCCGGGCATGGAGGTTtga
- the FHOD1 gene encoding FH1/FH2 domain-containing protein 1 isoform X2, producing the protein MLFVDGMQGVINHNETIQWLYTLSGSPFRLVVKMALKLLLVFVEYTEPNALLLIRAVNTVDQARGTCPWSSLMAILEQRNGADTELLVFAMTLINKTLAALPDQDTFYDVTDCLEKQGMERVVQQYLGSKGTDLDLKQQFTLYESALKLEDDVEEPPSGGRKERRRTEEGRRGWRSQGSCTEPSPGAPPLPGSPGTPEEPPTQDTLAVPAPSSPAEPCPSTICNSASSIQLALASPQAKKEQSPGSGERSIYKARFLENLAAAQKEKISSMAKGRLDVLGDAALEHPTVPAWDRDSSTPEPRMEPPSIRSRLAQMDTTDSCGTISSDTKFMLDMLYAKGSSEPRKEKVFPEVLSSPMVQGEVEMDAKGGGSQEQEGAWLHGRAPDGPVSSAHAKLARAMSSIDAETHTQKLENTGMMPIKKDMELTWERLEASPVQLKIKDLDFTDLGEEEDFDILDMGPMANGSFLPPSIKATSAGACMAPPPPPAIPGCPPPPPPPPAIPGCPPPPPPAIPGCPPPPPPPPAIPGCPPPPPPPPAIPGCPPPPPPPPAVPGCPPPPPPPPAVPGCPPPPGLSGPSATDGPSQAKKKRTVKLFWKELKQLDGTVGPGRFGQVTLWASLQNVEVNAAKLEHLFESRSKEVSTSKKAMDGKKVVVVLDPKRSNAINIGLTVLPPVHIIKTAVLNFDEFAVNKEGIEKILTMVPTEEEKQKIQEAQLANPDVPLGSAEQFLLALSSISDLTARLQLWAFKLDYESLEQEIAEPLFDLKVGMEQLARNHTFKCILATLLAMGNFLNGSQVDFDELANSLVQLERRCRASWDNLKVIAKHETKPVLKSKLTDFLKDSTQRIIVLKVVHRRVLNRFHSFLLYLGYPASTARDVKVMPICKLLREFALEYRTCRERVLLQQKKRAAHRERNKTRGRLITETEKFSGVAEVASPPAVVSSGPEEQMEAGHESMKNLLTSPTDAPARRSRASRGTGHTTPTQGSPAQEDIPSSPDDASDEIMDRLVKSVTHNTNPRPCANKERRRSRGNRKSLRRTLKSGLSDELVQALGLGQAPGMEV; encoded by the exons ATGCTCTTTGTGGATGGGATGCAGGGTGTCATCAACCACAACGAGACCATCCAGTGGTTGTACACGCTGTCGGGAAGCCCG TTCCGCTTGGTGGTGAAGATGgcactgaagctgctgctggtgtttgtGGAGTACACAGAGCCCAACGCCCTGCTCCTCATTCGCGCCGTCAACACCGTGGACCAGGCGAGAG GCACCTGTCCGTGGTCCAGCCTGATGGCCATCCTGGAACAACGCAATGGGGCTGACACGGAGCTGCTGGTGTTCGCCATGACGCTGATCAACAAG ACGCTGGCAGCCCTCCCGGACCAGGACACCTTCTACGACGTGACGGACTGCCTGGAGAAGCAGGGCATGGAGCGAGTGGTGCAGCAGTACCTGGGCAGCAAGGGCACTGACCTCGACTTGAAGCAGCAGTTCACGCTCTACGAA AGCGCACTCAAGCTGGAGGATGATGTGGAAGAGCCGCCCTCGGGGGGACGCAAGGAGCGGAGGAGGACAGAAGAGGGCCGGCGTGGGTGGCGATCCCAGGGCAGCTGCACggagcccagccctggtgccCCGCCGCTGCCAGGGTCCCCTGGCACCCCAGAGGAGCCCCCCACCCAGGACACCCTGGCTGTCCCTGCGCCAAGCAGCCCAGCAGA GCCCTGTCCCAGCACCATCTGCAACAGTGCATCCAGCATACAGCTGGCCCTGGCCTCCCCCCAGGCCAAGAAGGAACAGTCCCCAGGCTCAGGCGAGCGCAGCATCTACAA AGCTCGCTTCTTGGAGaacctggctgcagcccagaagGAGAAGATCTCTTCTATGGCCAAGGGACGGCTCGATGTCCTTGGTGATGCTGCGCTGGAGCATCCCACTGTTCCTGCATgggacagggacagcagcacccCTGAGCCCAGGATGGAGCCACCCAGCATAA ggtCCCGCCTGGCTCAGATGGACACCACTGACTCCTGTGGCACCATCTCCTCCGACACCAAGTTTATGCTGGACATGCTCTACGCCAAGGGCTCCTCGGAGCCGAGGAAGGAGAAGGTCTTCCCTGAGGTCTTGTCATCCCCCATGGTCCAGGGTGAGGTGGAGATGGATGCCAAGGGAGgtggcagccaggagcaggagggTGCCTGGCTCCATGGCAGGGCTCCTGATGGGCCTGTGTCCAGTGCCCATGCCAAGCTGGCACGTGCCATGTCTAGCATAGATGCCGAGACCCACACGCAGAAGCTGGAGAACACTGGGATGATGCCCATCAAGAAGGACATGGAGCTGACGTGGGAGCGCCTGGAGGCCAGCCCCGTGCAGCTGAAGATCAAGGACCTGGACTTCACTGatttgggggaagaagaagacTTTGACATCCTGGACATGGGGCCCATGGCCAACggctcctttctccctcccagcATTAAAGCAACAAGTGCTGGAGCATGCATGGCtccacctccacctcctgcGATCCCTGGCTGCccaccacctccacctccacctcctgcGATCCCTGGCTGCCCACCACCTCCACCTCCTGCGATCCCTGGCTGCccaccacctccacctccacctcctgcGATCCCTGGCTGCccaccacctccacctccacctcctgcGATCCCTGGCTGCccaccacctccacctccacctCCAGCGGTCCCCGGCTGCccaccacctccacctccacctcctgcaGTCCCCGGCTGTCCACCCCCACCAGGACTGTCAGGCCCCTCAGCAACAGATGGTCCCTCCCAGGCCAAGAAGAAGAGGACAGTGAAGCTCTTCTGGAAGGAGCTGAAGCAGCTGGATGGCACTGTGGGGCCAGGCAGGTTCGGCCAGGTGACCCTGTGGGCGTCCCTGCAGAACGTTGAAGTCAATGCTGCCAAACTGGAGCATCTCTTTGAGTCACGGTCAAAGGAAGTGTCGACTTCAAAG AAGGCCATGGATGGgaagaaggtggtggtggtgctggatCCCAAGAGGAGCAATGCCATCAACATTGGCCTCACGGTGCTGCCACCCGTGCACATCATCAAGACAGCTGTGCTCAACTTTGACGAGTTTGCAGTCAATAAGGAAGGGATTGAG AAAATCCTGACCATGGTCCCGACTgaggaggagaagcagaagatCCAGGAGGCCCAACTGGCCAACCCTGATGTGCCCttgggctctgcagagcagtttcTGCTCGCCCTGTCTTCCATCAGTGACCTCACGGCCAGGCTCCAGCTCTGGGCCTTCAAGCTGGACTACGAGAGCCTGGAGCAG GAGATTGCAGAGCCACTCTTTGATCTGAAGGTGGGCATGGAGCAGCTGGCCAGAAATCACACCTTCAAATGCAtcctggccacactgctggccATGGGCAACTTCCTGAATGGCTCCCAG GTTGACTTTGATGAGCTGGCCAACAGCCTGGTGCAGCTGGAGCGGAGGTGCAGGGCCTCCTGGGACAACCTGAAGGTGATTGCCAAGCATGAGACCAAGCCAGTGCTGAAGAGCAAGCTGACAGACTTCCTTAAGGACAGCACCCAGCGCATTATCGTGTTAAAGGTGGTGCACAGGCGCGTCCTCAACAG GTTTCACTCTTTCCTGCTCTACCTGGGGTACCCGGCGAGCACAGCCCGGGATGTGAAGGTGATGCCCATCTGCAAGCTCCTGCGGGAGTTTGCCCTGGAGTACCGTACCTGCCGGGAGCGTGTCCTGCTGCAACAGAAGAAACGGGCTGCCCACCGTGAGCGCAACAAGACCCGGGGACGGCTCATCACTGAG ACCGAGAAGTTCTCCGGCGTTGCTGAGGTTGCTTCGCCACCCGCCGTGGTGTCCAGTGGCCCCGAGGAGCAGATGGAAGCAGGTCACGAGAGCATGAAGAACCTGCTGACCTCCCCCACAGATGCCCCTGCCCGCCGCAGCCGAGCCAGCCGGG GGACAGGGCACACCACCCCGACCCAGGGCTCTCCTGCTCAGGAGGACATTCCCAGCTCCCCAGATGATGCTTCGGATGAAATTATGGACCGGCTTGTGAAATCGGTGACTCACAACACTAACCCCCGGCCCTGCGCCAACAAGGAGCGTAGGAGGTCCCGTGGCAATAGGAAGTCCT TGCGACGGACGCTGAAGAGCGGGCTCAGCGATGAGCTGGTGCAGGCGCTGGGCCTGGGGCAGGCGCCGGGCATGGAGGTTtga